One window from the genome of Methanophagales archaeon encodes:
- the aroE gene encoding shikimate dehydrogenase, producing the protein MVKKVYGVIGNPIEHSLSPVMHNAAFEALGLDAIYLAFRVAEHDLGDAIRGAKSLGIAGLNVTIPLKEKALAFVEADDIASRIGAINTIDFTSGTPTGYNTDGIGALTVLKERVGEIKGKEVLILGAGGAARAIAFYLDTEGARLTIANRTEDRAAMLASSLHNADFISLSEEELKRHIKDADILINTTSVGMYPRADATLVNAGMMHSRLVVFDIVYNPAETKLLREAKKAGVQTIIEGVKMLVYQGAASFRIWTGMEPPVEVMEAAVRKALSLS; encoded by the coding sequence ATGGTTAAGAAGGTATATGGAGTTATAGGCAATCCGATAGAGCATAGTCTCTCGCCCGTTATGCACAATGCGGCATTTGAGGCTCTGGGACTGGATGCTATTTATCTCGCATTTAGAGTGGCTGAGCATGACCTTGGCGACGCGATAAGGGGCGCAAAGAGTCTGGGCATCGCCGGGCTCAATGTGACTATACCACTGAAGGAGAAGGCACTTGCTTTCGTTGAGGCTGATGATATAGCGAGCCGAATAGGAGCGATAAATACAATAGATTTCACCTCCGGGACTCCCACTGGCTATAATACCGATGGTATAGGTGCATTGACGGTATTGAAGGAGAGAGTAGGAGAAATAAAAGGAAAAGAGGTCTTAATTCTCGGCGCTGGCGGTGCCGCACGTGCTATAGCTTTCTATCTTGATACTGAAGGTGCGAGACTAACGATAGCGAATCGAACAGAAGACAGAGCTGCTATGCTCGCTTCTTCACTCCACAATGCGGATTTTATCAGCCTGAGCGAGGAAGAGCTTAAACGCCATATCAAAGATGCTGATATCCTGATAAACACCACTTCAGTTGGTATGTATCCACGAGCAGATGCAACGTTAGTGAATGCTGGGATGATGCATTCCAGGCTCGTTGTGTTTGATATCGTATATAATCCTGCGGAAACGAAGTTACTGAGAGAAGCGAAGAAGGCGGGTGTGCAAACGATAATCGAAGGAGTGAAGATGCTTGTGTATCAGGGTGCTGCATCGTTCAGGATATGGACAGGCATGGAACCCCCGGTGGAAGTAATGGAGGCTGCAGTTCGAAAAGCTCTATCGCTATCATGA